A genomic window from Nocardioides sp. BP30 includes:
- the ccsB gene encoding c-type cytochrome biogenesis protein CcsB, whose translation MSTHAWELLSNRAVATAAVVYFLALLSHLVEWSALVGRRRTAVEAPALVGAGVGDGGSEGGPSGGVADAGTPMSGADRSADEDREDRVAMFGRLGYLLTCIAAAAHLTAVISRGMAAHRVPWGNMYEFTVAGTCIVAVAYVLLYARLKLAWMAPVVVAFVLVILMVGVLVLYTPVEPLTEALNSYWLVIHVISAALATGAFTLGGIASGIYLLKRRRPEAESGWMSRVPSLASLDRVAYRIHAFGFVLWTFAVLITGPIWAHQAWGSYWNWDPKEVWAFITWVVYAGYLHARATAGWRGRNAAILALVGVATLWFNFIGINYFSTTSEHSYASAPATVLTPGGQNHTLGGNASGHNVRL comes from the coding sequence GTGAGTACGCACGCGTGGGAGCTGCTGAGCAACCGCGCCGTCGCCACGGCGGCGGTCGTCTACTTCCTGGCGTTGCTGAGCCACCTGGTCGAGTGGTCGGCGCTGGTCGGCCGGCGGCGTACGGCCGTCGAGGCGCCCGCGCTGGTCGGGGCGGGTGTCGGCGACGGCGGGTCGGAAGGCGGTCCCTCGGGTGGTGTCGCGGACGCAGGTACGCCGATGTCCGGCGCCGACCGCTCCGCGGACGAGGACCGCGAGGACCGGGTCGCCATGTTCGGCCGGCTGGGCTATCTGCTGACCTGCATCGCCGCAGCCGCGCACCTGACCGCCGTGATCAGTCGTGGCATGGCCGCACACCGGGTGCCGTGGGGCAACATGTACGAGTTCACCGTGGCCGGCACGTGCATCGTCGCCGTCGCCTACGTGCTGCTCTACGCCCGGCTCAAGCTGGCCTGGATGGCGCCGGTCGTGGTCGCCTTCGTGCTGGTGATCCTCATGGTCGGCGTGCTGGTGCTCTACACCCCGGTCGAGCCGCTGACCGAGGCGCTCAACTCCTACTGGCTGGTCATCCACGTCATCTCGGCCGCGCTGGCCACCGGCGCCTTCACCCTCGGCGGCATCGCATCGGGGATCTACCTGCTCAAGCGCCGCCGTCCCGAAGCCGAGAGCGGCTGGATGTCGCGGGTGCCCTCGCTGGCCTCGCTGGACCGGGTGGCCTACCGCATCCACGCCTTCGGGTTCGTGCTGTGGACCTTCGCCGTCCTGATCACCGGTCCGATCTGGGCCCACCAGGCCTGGGGCTCCTACTGGAACTGGGACCCCAAGGAGGTCTGGGCCTTCATCACCTGGGTCGTCTACGCCGGCTACCTGCACGCTCGCGCGACCGCGGGCTGGCGGGGTCGCAACGCCGCGATCCTCGCGCTGGTCGGCGTGGCGACGCTGTGGTTCAACTTCATCGGGATCAACTACTTCTCGACGACCTCGGAGCACTCGTATGCGTCGGCTCCGGCGACGGTTTTGACCCCTGGGGGTCAGAACCACACGCTGGGGGGCAATGCTTCGGGGCACAACGTGCGGCTCTGA
- a CDS encoding type IV toxin-antitoxin system AbiEi family antitoxin domain-containing protein — MTMNLSPEHPCFTTIRRRRDLLADGYTDSTLRMAVKAGVLHRIRHGAYVDGHVWLSLDQAAKHALLARAALGSARTRSVISHVSALPFHEAPVWGFDLAEAHLTREDHKAGRHESGVQQHRGIVLPEDVMDVHGLRVMSATRTALELTTLDQPEAALVAICFLLHSGRTTADALLARLDQSITLWPDTLSTRRILRLADRRIESPAEARFVHLCWRTGVPLPEPQVEVRDHNGRFLGRVDFAWRQFGVFVEIDGREKYVKHLREGESAADAVVREKRREDRIRAATGWRCLRLTWADLATAERTAARIRAVLAGLAA; from the coding sequence ATGACCATGAATCTCTCCCCTGAGCACCCTTGCTTCACCACGATCCGGCGTCGCCGCGATCTCCTGGCCGACGGGTACACCGACAGCACCCTCCGGATGGCGGTCAAGGCAGGCGTCCTCCACCGCATCCGCCATGGCGCGTACGTCGACGGTCACGTGTGGCTCAGCCTGGACCAGGCAGCCAAGCACGCGCTCCTCGCGAGAGCCGCCCTCGGCAGCGCTCGCACGCGGAGCGTCATCTCGCACGTCTCCGCGCTGCCCTTCCACGAGGCGCCGGTGTGGGGTTTCGACCTCGCCGAAGCCCATCTGACCCGCGAGGATCACAAAGCCGGGCGGCACGAGTCAGGCGTCCAGCAGCACCGGGGCATCGTCCTGCCCGAGGATGTCATGGACGTGCACGGACTTCGCGTCATGTCAGCCACCAGGACTGCCCTCGAGCTCACCACGCTCGACCAGCCCGAGGCCGCCCTGGTGGCGATCTGCTTCCTGCTGCATTCGGGGCGTACGACGGCCGACGCGTTGCTTGCGAGACTCGACCAATCCATCACCCTGTGGCCCGACACCCTCAGCACGCGGCGCATCCTGCGTCTCGCCGACCGGCGGATCGAGTCGCCGGCGGAAGCGCGCTTCGTGCACCTGTGCTGGCGCACCGGGGTGCCGCTGCCCGAACCTCAGGTGGAGGTCCGCGACCACAACGGCCGGTTCCTCGGTCGGGTCGACTTCGCCTGGCGACAGTTCGGTGTGTTCGTGGAGATCGACGGGCGGGAGAAGTACGTCAAGCATCTGCGCGAGGGCGAGTCAGCGGCCGACGCCGTGGTGCGGGAGAAGCGGCGGGAGGACCGGATCCGAGCCGCCACCGGGTGGCGTTGCCTCCGGCTCACCTGGGCGGACCTGGCCACGGCGGAGCGCACGGCCGCGCGGATCCGCGCCGTACTGGCCGGGCTTGCGGCCTGA
- a CDS encoding DUF4229 domain-containing protein, whose protein sequence is MKEFVVYTVLRLVVLVATFAIVAGIWILAAGNLDWFWCLVIAFLASGVASYTVLNRQRMAFAARVDARAHKAAAAFEAMKAKEDAKGE, encoded by the coding sequence GTGAAGGAGTTCGTCGTCTACACCGTCTTGCGTCTCGTCGTGCTGGTGGCCACGTTCGCCATCGTCGCCGGCATCTGGATCCTCGCCGCGGGCAACCTCGACTGGTTCTGGTGCCTCGTGATCGCGTTCCTGGCCAGCGGGGTGGCGTCGTACACCGTTCTCAACCGCCAGCGGATGGCCTTCGCGGCCCGCGTCGACGCGCGTGCCCACAAGGCAGCGGCGGCGTTCGAGGCGATGAAGGCCAAGGAGGACGCGAAGGGCGAGTGA
- a CDS encoding 1,4-dihydroxy-2-naphthoate polyprenyltransferase has protein sequence MATPSQWLEGARPRTLPAAISPVLAGTGVAAYVDAFSWWRALLALVVSLALQIGVNYANDYSDGIRGTDDERVGPLRLVGSGAASPRAVKLAAFACFGVAGLAGLGLAAATAWWLLLVGVLCVVAAWYYTGGKRPYGYAGLGEVMVFVFFGLVAVIGTVYVQSRTWEWAALWAAIGVGGLACALLVANNLRDIPTDRIARKLTLAVRLGDARTRVLYVALVAVAAAAAVAVAAATTWWALIGLGFLAVALPGVRIVRSGAVGPALIPALQQTGRAELVWALLVAVPLILA, from the coding sequence GTGGCGACTCCTTCGCAGTGGCTCGAAGGAGCCCGACCCCGCACCCTGCCCGCGGCGATCAGCCCGGTGCTCGCCGGCACCGGCGTGGCGGCGTACGTCGACGCGTTCTCCTGGTGGCGCGCCCTGCTCGCGCTGGTGGTGAGCCTGGCGCTGCAGATCGGGGTCAACTACGCCAACGACTACTCCGACGGCATCCGCGGCACCGACGACGAGCGGGTCGGACCGCTGCGGCTGGTCGGCTCGGGCGCGGCCTCGCCCCGGGCGGTCAAGCTCGCCGCCTTCGCCTGCTTCGGCGTCGCCGGTCTCGCCGGCCTGGGCCTCGCGGCCGCCACCGCCTGGTGGCTGCTCCTCGTCGGCGTGCTGTGCGTGGTGGCCGCGTGGTACTACACCGGCGGCAAGCGGCCCTACGGCTACGCGGGTCTCGGCGAGGTGATGGTCTTCGTCTTCTTCGGCCTGGTAGCGGTGATCGGCACTGTCTACGTGCAGAGCCGGACCTGGGAGTGGGCAGCGCTCTGGGCGGCCATCGGCGTGGGCGGGCTGGCGTGCGCGCTCCTGGTCGCCAACAACCTGCGCGACATCCCCACCGACCGGATCGCCCGCAAGCTGACCCTCGCGGTGCGCCTGGGCGATGCCCGCACCCGCGTCCTCTACGTCGCGCTGGTCGCTGTCGCGGCCGCCGCCGCGGTGGCCGTCGCCGCTGCGACGACCTGGTGGGCGCTGATCGGGCTCGGCTTCCTGGCCGTCGCGCTGCCGGGCGTGCGCATCGTGCGCAGCGGGGCGGTGGGGCCGGCGCTCATCCCGGCGCTGCAGCAGACGGGTCGCGCCGAGCTGGTCTGGGCGCTGCTCGTCGCCGTACCGCTGATCCTGGCCTGA
- a CDS encoding MFS transporter: MRRLLSRILSDDPLIRAMSYQSVLSAFGEGAFLAGSAVYFTQIVGLSAAQVGLGMTIAGIATFFASVPLGRAADAFGTRRTWIVGSLLEALLFACWLAARDFAAYVVVTTALELAETWMRAGRNAYRFAVFPRETRIRSMAYMRAARNVGYTLGAAAGGLALAAHSDRLIEAVPIVTAVVLLANTAWVTRLPRVRERADHGGESAIEELVGGGALRNRGFLVACVLDGVLATHQVLLNVVIPLWLVEETDAPRVLLAWLFGTNTVLAVLLQVAAARGVSDVRTSVRAERRGALCFVLSCVIVLVTHDTTGWLTIGLVWLGHVTVTGAELFQSAGQWGIQAELSDPRQRGEYQGVANLGNTVGTVWAPAAYTYLAMTWGASGWLVIAAIIGVAAVLIAPAARAAERYLDQAPATVTT, from the coding sequence GTGCGACGCCTGTTGAGCCGGATCCTGTCCGACGACCCGCTCATCCGAGCGATGTCCTACCAGTCGGTCCTCTCCGCCTTCGGCGAGGGCGCCTTCCTGGCCGGCAGCGCCGTCTACTTCACCCAGATCGTCGGACTCTCGGCTGCCCAGGTCGGGCTCGGCATGACCATCGCCGGCATCGCCACCTTCTTCGCCTCCGTGCCGCTGGGGCGAGCCGCCGACGCCTTCGGCACCCGGCGGACCTGGATCGTCGGGTCGCTGCTGGAGGCGCTGCTCTTCGCCTGCTGGCTGGCCGCGCGGGACTTCGCGGCGTACGTCGTGGTCACCACCGCGCTCGAGCTCGCCGAGACCTGGATGCGCGCCGGCCGCAACGCCTACCGCTTCGCCGTCTTCCCCCGCGAGACGCGGATCCGATCGATGGCCTACATGCGGGCCGCACGCAACGTCGGCTACACCTTGGGCGCGGCCGCCGGCGGCCTGGCCCTGGCAGCGCACAGCGACCGCCTGATCGAGGCGGTGCCGATCGTCACGGCTGTGGTCCTGCTCGCCAACACGGCGTGGGTGACCCGGCTGCCACGGGTGCGGGAGCGTGCCGACCACGGCGGCGAGTCGGCCATCGAGGAGCTCGTCGGCGGCGGCGCGCTGCGCAACCGCGGCTTCCTGGTCGCCTGCGTCCTCGACGGCGTCCTGGCGACCCACCAGGTGCTGCTCAACGTGGTGATCCCGCTGTGGCTGGTCGAGGAGACCGACGCCCCGCGGGTGCTGCTGGCCTGGCTGTTCGGCACCAACACCGTGCTCGCGGTGCTGCTGCAGGTGGCCGCCGCCCGCGGCGTCTCCGACGTACGGACCTCGGTGCGTGCCGAGCGCCGCGGTGCGCTCTGCTTCGTGCTCTCGTGCGTGATCGTGCTGGTCACCCACGACACCACCGGCTGGCTGACGATCGGGCTGGTGTGGCTGGGACACGTCACCGTGACCGGCGCCGAGCTGTTCCAGTCCGCGGGCCAGTGGGGCATCCAGGCCGAGCTGTCCGACCCACGCCAGCGCGGGGAGTACCAAGGTGTCGCGAACCTCGGCAACACCGTCGGCACGGTCTGGGCGCCGGCCGCCTACACCTACCTGGCGATGACCTGGGGCGCGAGCGGCTGGCTGGTGATCGCGGCGATCATCGGCGTGGCGGCGGTGCTCATCGCGCCGGCGGCGCGTGCGGCCGAGCGCTACCTCGATCAGGCCCCGGCGACCGTCACCACCTAG
- a CDS encoding MFS transporter, whose product MSALGRLVPPPGLTRRLAFQSVLLKTGDGVFNTGSAVFFTQVVGLSIIQVGVGLSIAGVLSGVAAIPTGRLADRIGPKRAWALGAALCAAAFAAWPFIDGFAAYVVMVTLYSIVENTAEAGRQAYVLDVVPPAERIPTQAYIYSAMNVGSTIGALLGGVALAFDDTTVLRWLPIATVALFGLDALFVTRLPAAPRDLRSREETKVRPEGPPALANRGYLALQFCMGSLWTNQTLLSVLIPLWLVQETDSPHWLLAWLFGTNTVLCIVLPQLTSAGVRTLEDALRRVRWSAAFFMASCLITMVTHSTTGLVTALLVWLGHLTVTGAELATGSAGWMFQARLQDPRRRAEYGSVGGLLSQLGGRFAPALYTWLAMEWRHVGWMVIGLMVVAAAAGAHPAVRRAERFAEEYFPDETMVANLS is encoded by the coding sequence ATGAGCGCTCTCGGACGCCTGGTGCCGCCCCCTGGGCTGACCCGCCGGCTCGCCTTCCAGTCGGTGCTTCTCAAGACCGGTGACGGCGTCTTCAACACCGGCAGCGCCGTCTTCTTCACCCAGGTCGTGGGGCTCTCGATCATCCAGGTCGGTGTCGGGCTCAGCATCGCCGGCGTGCTCTCCGGCGTCGCCGCCATCCCGACCGGGCGGCTCGCCGACCGGATCGGGCCGAAGCGGGCATGGGCGCTCGGTGCCGCGCTGTGCGCGGCCGCCTTCGCGGCGTGGCCGTTCATCGACGGCTTCGCGGCGTACGTCGTGATGGTCACGCTCTACTCGATCGTGGAGAACACCGCCGAGGCCGGCCGACAGGCCTACGTGCTCGACGTGGTGCCCCCCGCCGAGCGCATCCCCACCCAGGCCTACATCTACTCGGCGATGAACGTCGGCTCGACCATCGGCGCCCTGCTCGGCGGTGTCGCCCTCGCCTTCGACGACACCACCGTGCTGCGCTGGCTGCCGATCGCGACGGTGGCGCTGTTCGGGCTGGACGCGCTGTTCGTCACCCGACTGCCGGCAGCACCGCGCGACCTGCGCAGCCGGGAGGAGACGAAGGTGCGCCCCGAGGGACCGCCGGCGCTGGCGAACCGGGGCTACCTCGCGCTGCAGTTCTGCATGGGCTCCCTGTGGACCAACCAGACCCTGCTCAGCGTCCTCATCCCGCTGTGGCTGGTCCAGGAGACCGACTCCCCGCACTGGCTGCTGGCGTGGCTGTTCGGCACCAACACCGTGCTGTGCATCGTGCTGCCGCAGCTGACCTCGGCCGGCGTGCGGACACTCGAGGACGCACTGCGCCGGGTGCGCTGGTCGGCGGCGTTCTTCATGGCGTCCTGCCTCATCACCATGGTCACCCACTCGACCACCGGTCTGGTCACGGCGCTGCTGGTGTGGCTCGGTCACCTCACGGTCACTGGCGCCGAGCTGGCGACCGGGTCGGCGGGGTGGATGTTCCAGGCCAGGCTCCAGGATCCGCGTCGGCGGGCCGAGTACGGGTCGGTCGGCGGCCTGCTCAGCCAGCTCGGCGGCCGGTTCGCCCCCGCGCTCTACACGTGGCTGGCGATGGAGTGGCGACACGTCGGCTGGATGGTGATCGGGCTGATGGTGGTGGCGGCCGCTGCCGGGGCCCATCCGGCGGTGCGCCGGGCCGAGCGGTTCGCGGAGGAGTACTTCCCCGACGAGACGATGGTGGCGAATTTATCTTGA
- a CDS encoding MFS transporter → MPSRLGGFLGRLIPPTPLSRRLAMQSLLFATGAGTFNTGSAVFFTQVVGLSAAKVGLGMTIAGVVAFLVAYPLGKLVDRIGSKPMWALGAFLGALMFAVWPWLHGFSQYVAMSIVFEVVNNIGQAGYNAYVLNVLPERERVETQAHLYSALNLGFTLGAVIGGIALAFDNLTLIRWLPLLTTAIGLVNAVRILRLPAPPDAAASHPGAAPVAEPVAEPVAEALASISAGTPQAPGALRNGGWLATSFFTGVLWTNQTLLNVVIPLWLVQRTDAPHWILAWLFGTNTVLCIFLPQFTSRGVASIGDALRRVRWSSGFFVLSCLITMATHSVTAFWAALLVWLGHVAVTGAELAIGSSTWAFQAKLMDPLHRGEYGGASEVARTLGQWWAPALYTWLAIEHGDVGWLVIALIAVLAAVGMHPSARAAERFAHRHFPADQRRPEPGVGPGPEAVGAH, encoded by the coding sequence ATGCCCTCCCGTCTCGGTGGTTTCCTCGGGCGGCTGATCCCTCCGACGCCGCTGTCGCGCCGGCTCGCGATGCAGTCGCTGCTGTTCGCGACGGGTGCGGGCACGTTCAACACCGGCAGTGCCGTCTTCTTCACCCAGGTCGTCGGGCTCTCGGCGGCGAAGGTCGGTCTGGGCATGACGATCGCCGGCGTGGTGGCGTTCCTGGTCGCCTATCCGCTGGGCAAGCTGGTCGACCGGATCGGGAGCAAGCCGATGTGGGCGCTGGGCGCGTTCCTCGGCGCCCTGATGTTCGCGGTCTGGCCGTGGCTGCACGGCTTCTCGCAGTACGTCGCGATGAGCATCGTCTTCGAGGTGGTCAACAACATCGGGCAGGCCGGCTACAACGCCTACGTCCTCAACGTCCTGCCCGAGCGGGAGCGGGTCGAGACCCAGGCGCACCTGTACTCCGCGCTCAACCTCGGCTTCACCCTCGGTGCGGTGATCGGCGGCATCGCGCTCGCCTTCGACAACCTCACCCTGATCCGTTGGCTGCCGCTGCTGACCACAGCGATCGGTCTGGTCAACGCGGTCCGGATCCTGCGCCTGCCCGCGCCGCCTGACGCGGCCGCCTCGCACCCGGGAGCCGCGCCGGTCGCCGAGCCGGTCGCGGAGCCGGTCGCGGAGGCGCTCGCGTCCATCAGTGCCGGGACGCCGCAGGCCCCCGGCGCACTGCGCAACGGCGGCTGGCTCGCGACCTCGTTCTTCACCGGCGTGCTGTGGACCAACCAGACCCTGCTCAACGTGGTGATCCCGCTGTGGTTGGTGCAGCGCACCGATGCGCCGCACTGGATCCTGGCGTGGCTCTTCGGCACCAACACGGTGCTGTGCATCTTCCTGCCGCAGTTCACCTCCCGCGGCGTGGCGAGCATCGGCGACGCGCTGCGCCGGGTGCGCTGGTCGAGCGGGTTCTTCGTGCTCTCCTGCCTCATCACGATGGCCACCCATTCGGTGACGGCCTTCTGGGCCGCGCTGCTGGTCTGGCTGGGGCACGTCGCCGTCACCGGCGCCGAGCTCGCGATCGGCTCCAGCACCTGGGCGTTCCAGGCCAAGCTGATGGATCCGCTGCACCGGGGCGAGTACGGCGGCGCCAGCGAGGTCGCCCGCACGCTCGGGCAGTGGTGGGCCCCGGCGCTCTACACCTGGCTGGCGATCGAGCACGGCGACGTCGGGTGGCTCGTCATTGCGCTCATCGCGGTGCTCGCCGCTGTCGGGATGCATCCCTCGGCACGGGCCGCCGAGCGGTTCGCGCACCGCCACTTCCCGGCCGACCAGCGCCGGCCCGAGCCGGGCGTGGGCCCGGGCCCGGAGGCCGTCGGTGCGCACTGA
- a CDS encoding AMP-binding protein codes for MDIASPTVGALAQWLDAPGDPGPWVVETSGSTGTPKRVMLSRAAVRASVELSARRLGGSGRWLLALPETFVAGLNVITRSLAAGSPPVRLADHASFADAADELGPGGFVSLVPTQLHRLLDSDAEALARFHTILVGGGPVDPALRARAAAIGARVVATYGSAETCGGCVYDGVPLDGVAVAIGADGRVRVSGPTLFDGYQDAPELTGEVLVGGWFLTSDAGRLDEDGRLQLLGRIDDMVITGGVNVPAALVARRLREHPSITAAEVLGVPDEEWGNRLVAFVVPAAAEAPSIEMLRDWVGETHPRPWAPRQLVTLRELPLLPNGKTDRLALRDLVMPA; via the coding sequence ATGGATATCGCCAGCCCCACGGTCGGCGCGCTGGCGCAGTGGCTGGACGCGCCGGGTGACCCCGGTCCGTGGGTGGTGGAGACCTCCGGGTCCACCGGTACGCCGAAGCGGGTGATGCTCTCCCGGGCAGCGGTCCGGGCCTCGGTCGAGCTGTCCGCACGACGTCTGGGCGGGTCGGGACGGTGGCTGCTGGCGCTGCCGGAGACGTTCGTCGCCGGGCTCAACGTGATCACCCGCTCGCTCGCCGCCGGGTCCCCGCCGGTGCGTCTCGCCGACCACGCGTCCTTCGCCGACGCCGCCGACGAGCTCGGCCCGGGTGGCTTCGTCTCGCTGGTTCCGACCCAGCTGCACCGGCTGCTGGACAGCGACGCCGAGGCGCTGGCGCGGTTCCACACCATCCTTGTCGGCGGCGGCCCGGTCGACCCGGCGCTGCGGGCGCGGGCCGCCGCGATCGGTGCCCGCGTGGTGGCCACCTATGGCTCCGCGGAGACCTGCGGCGGATGCGTGTACGACGGTGTCCCACTCGACGGCGTCGCCGTGGCCATCGGGGCCGACGGGCGGGTGCGGGTCAGCGGTCCGACCCTGTTCGACGGCTACCAGGATGCTCCGGAGCTGACCGGCGAGGTCCTGGTCGGGGGCTGGTTCCTGACCTCCGACGCCGGCCGGCTCGACGAGGACGGGCGGCTGCAGCTGCTCGGCAGGATCGACGACATGGTGATCACCGGTGGCGTCAACGTCCCGGCGGCGCTGGTCGCGCGGCGTCTGCGCGAGCATCCCTCGATCACGGCCGCCGAGGTCCTCGGCGTACCCGACGAGGAGTGGGGGAACCGTCTGGTCGCCTTCGTCGTCCCGGCGGCCGCCGAGGCCCCGAGCATCGAGATGCTGCGCGACTGGGTCGGCGAGACCCACCCCCGACCCTGGGCTCCGCGTCAGCTGGTCACCCTGCGCGAGCTGCCGCTGCTGCCGAACGGCAAGACCGACCGGCTCGCGCTGCGGGACCTGGTGATGCCGGCGTGA
- a CDS encoding o-succinylbenzoate synthase: protein MRLHVWSIPMRTRFRGITVREGVLIETGGSGPGWGEFSPFVEYDDHVAAPWLACASEAARGDWPVPLRSAVPVNVTVPAVGPEQAHRIVLGSAGCRTAKVKVADPGETLAEAQARLEAVRDALDAGGPGGRIRIDVNGLWSVDEALAGIPVLDRAAGGLEYVEQPCMAVEDLALVRRRVEVPIAADESIRRAADPYRVRELEAADVAVLKVQPLGGVRACLRIAEDIGLPVVVSSALESSVGIAAGVALAAALPELRYACGLATGALLTDDLVERPLSVVDGMLPVVRPVVDPAALARAAAPPDRVAWWQERVRRVSGLLD from the coding sequence GTGAGGCTGCACGTCTGGTCGATCCCGATGAGGACCCGGTTCCGCGGCATCACCGTCCGCGAGGGCGTGCTGATCGAGACCGGGGGCTCGGGACCGGGCTGGGGCGAGTTCTCCCCGTTCGTCGAGTACGACGACCACGTCGCCGCGCCATGGCTGGCCTGCGCGAGCGAGGCCGCCCGCGGCGATTGGCCGGTGCCGCTGCGCTCGGCCGTGCCGGTCAACGTGACAGTGCCGGCGGTCGGCCCCGAGCAGGCGCACCGGATCGTGCTCGGCTCGGCGGGCTGCCGGACCGCCAAGGTGAAGGTGGCCGACCCGGGCGAGACCCTGGCCGAGGCGCAGGCCCGGCTCGAGGCGGTCCGGGACGCCCTCGACGCCGGTGGCCCGGGCGGCCGCATCCGGATCGACGTGAACGGGTTGTGGTCGGTGGACGAGGCCCTGGCCGGGATCCCGGTGCTGGACCGGGCCGCCGGCGGGCTGGAGTACGTCGAGCAGCCGTGCATGGCCGTGGAGGACCTGGCGCTGGTCCGCCGGCGCGTCGAGGTACCGATCGCGGCCGACGAGTCCATCCGTCGGGCCGCCGACCCCTACCGGGTGCGCGAGCTCGAGGCTGCCGACGTGGCGGTGCTGAAGGTGCAGCCGCTCGGCGGCGTACGGGCGTGTCTGCGGATCGCCGAGGACATCGGCCTGCCGGTCGTGGTCTCCTCGGCGCTGGAGTCCTCGGTCGGCATCGCTGCGGGCGTGGCGCTCGCCGCGGCGTTGCCCGAGCTGCGCTACGCGTGCGGCCTGGCCACCGGCGCGCTGCTCACCGACGACCTGGTGGAGCGGCCGCTGTCGGTGGTCGATGGCATGCTGCCCGTCGTGCGGCCGGTGGTGGATCCGGCAGCGCTGGCGCGCGCGGCGGCCCCGCCCGACCGCGTGGCCTGGTGGCAGGAACGGGTGAGGAGGGTCAGTGGGCTCCTCGACTAA
- the menD gene encoding 2-succinyl-5-enolpyruvyl-6-hydroxy-3-cyclohexene-1-carboxylic-acid synthase, whose amino-acid sequence MGSSTNPSTELARAVVTALVEGGVREVVLAPGSRNAPLSFAVLDAERAGLLRLHTRIDERSAGFLALGLTKTGSRAAVMCTSGTAVANLHPAVLEAAHAGVPLLVVSADRPARLRGTGANQTTEQVGIFGGLVGTHDIATPADLAAPAAALAETAAGLAAGPAHWNIQLDDPLTPTDRWAVPSGLTAAARPTGAPPRPDEEALLAAILDGRRTVVVAGDDAGPLARVLAERSGSPLLAEPSSGARTGTHALRTYRLLLGSDLADRIERVVVLGHPTLSRPVARLLARGDVEILAVPTRGVWPTPSHRVDGWLDGDAAPTRAGRRPESTVAAGWLEEWQEADRSVAGQLDRLLAAEEGLTPLEVVGAVARALPPGGQLVVGASNPIRDLDLMVPRPGADGWAVGARRKVLASRGLAGIDGLVSTAIGAALGRDSSRDLALTGDVTFLHDANGLILGPDEPRPDLTIVVVNDDGGSIFATLEQGDPTYADAFERLFGTPHGVDLAALCAATRTPHLKVTSLPELEQALASPNGGIEVIEAVVGRADRRGLEERIRALRPG is encoded by the coding sequence GTGGGCTCCTCGACTAACCCCTCCACCGAGCTCGCTCGCGCTGTCGTGACGGCGCTGGTCGAGGGTGGCGTGCGCGAGGTCGTGCTGGCGCCGGGGTCGCGCAACGCCCCGCTGTCCTTCGCCGTGCTCGACGCGGAGCGGGCCGGCCTGTTGCGGCTGCACACCCGCATCGACGAGCGCTCGGCGGGGTTCCTCGCGCTGGGGCTGACCAAGACGGGGTCGCGCGCGGCGGTCATGTGCACCAGCGGTACGGCGGTGGCCAACCTGCATCCGGCCGTGCTCGAGGCGGCCCATGCCGGCGTCCCGCTGCTGGTGGTCTCGGCCGACCGGCCGGCGCGGCTGCGGGGGACGGGCGCCAACCAGACCACCGAGCAGGTAGGGATCTTCGGGGGGCTGGTGGGCACCCACGACATCGCGACGCCCGCCGACCTGGCGGCGCCCGCGGCGGCCCTGGCCGAGACCGCGGCGGGGCTGGCGGCCGGCCCGGCGCACTGGAACATCCAGCTCGACGACCCGCTGACCCCCACCGACCGGTGGGCGGTCCCGTCCGGGCTCACCGCCGCCGCCCGTCCGACCGGGGCGCCGCCGCGGCCCGACGAGGAGGCCCTGCTCGCCGCGATCCTCGACGGTCGCCGCACGGTCGTGGTGGCGGGCGACGATGCCGGCCCGCTCGCCCGGGTCCTCGCCGAGCGGTCCGGGTCGCCGCTCCTGGCCGAGCCGTCGAGCGGTGCCCGCACCGGCACGCACGCCCTGCGCACCTATCGGCTGCTGCTCGGCAGCGACCTGGCCGACCGGATCGAGCGGGTCGTCGTGCTCGGGCATCCGACCCTGTCCCGGCCGGTCGCGCGGCTGCTGGCACGTGGGGACGTCGAGATCCTCGCGGTCCCCACCCGTGGAGTCTGGCCGACGCCCTCGCACCGGGTCGACGGCTGGCTCGATGGGGACGCAGCCCCGACTCGAGCCGGACGGAGGCCCGAATCGACTGTCGCGGCCGGCTGGCTGGAGGAATGGCAGGAGGCCGACCGCTCCGTCGCCGGCCAGCTCGACCGGCTGCTCGCCGCCGAGGAGGGGCTGACGCCGCTCGAGGTCGTCGGAGCCGTCGCCCGGGCGCTGCCGCCGGGCGGCCAGCTGGTGGTGGGGGCGTCCAACCCGATCCGCGACCTCGACCTGATGGTGCCGCGCCCCGGGGCCGACGGCTGGGCCGTCGGCGCGCGGCGCAAGGTGCTCGCCAGCCGCGGTCTGGCCGGCATCGACGGCCTGGTCTCCACCGCGATCGGGGCGGCGCTGGGCCGCGACTCGAGCCGCGACCTCGCCCTGACCGGCGACGTCACGTTCCTGCACGACGCGAACGGGCTGATCCTCGGCCCCGACGAGCCCCGCCCCGACCTGACCATCGTGGTGGTCAACGACGACGGCGGCTCCATCTTCGCCACCCTCGAGCAGGGCGATCCGACGTACGCCGATGCCTTCGAGCGGCTCTTCGGCACACCGCACGGGGTGGACCTGGCGGCGCTGTGCGCGGCGACCCGCACGCCGCACCTGAAGGTCACCTCGCTGCCCGAGCTGGAGCAGGCACTGGCGAGTCCCAACGGCGGCATCGAGGTGATCGAGGCGGTGGTGGGCCGTGCCGACCGGCGCGGGCTCGAGGAGCGCATCAGGGCACTGCGGCCCGGCTGA